GACAGGGACGATCTTGAGCTTCTTGCCATCGATCGTGATGCCGCCCTTGGCATTGATCTCATCGATGGCCATCAACTCGGCTTCGGCCACCGTGTTCTCGGAGATGGCCATGGTGCCCGAGCGGGAATGAAGGATCCCGACCTTCACTTCACCGTCGAAATCCCCGGAGGCCTGATCGCCTCCTCCGCAGGCCACAAGGGTGAGGGAGGTGGCCAGAGCCGTGGCACCGCTGAACAGGCGCAGCGACGTCTTGCCCATGGCTTTGCCCATGAAGGAAGGGGTCATAGAAGCTCCTACGGAAGAACCGCCGAATGGTCCGCTGCGATTCAGCGGCATAGCGGACGGTATCCAGCGGGCAACCTTCGGCATGTAGCCGACGCCACACTTTGCCGGGCTGGTCAGTGGCACCTGACCCATCTCCTCCCCCGGGCGGACCCCTGGAAGCAGCCCGAGTGGAGCGCGCGGAAGCGGATCTCACGAACCCAGGCGAGGCATGGCCCCTGATGTTCAACGAATTGTGTTAATTCGTGACGACTGGCAATTGACGAAGCAGAAACGCCTCCACCGCTTCCAGCCCCTCGCCACTGCGCAGATTGGTGAAGCACTAGGGCCGTCCGGGGCGCATCCGCTCGGTATCGCGCTCCATCACCTCCAGGCTGGCGCCCACCATCGCGGCCAGGTCGATCTTGTTGATCACCAGCAGATCGGAACGGGTGATGCCCGGGCCACCCTTGCGGGGGATCTTGTCGCCGGCCGCCACATCGATCACGTAGATGCAGAGGTCCACCAGTTCAGGGCTGAAACTGGCGGCCAGGTTGTCGCCACCGCTCTCCACCAGCACAAGATCGAGATCGGGGAAGGCCTCCTCCAGCTCCTGCACGGCGGCCCGGTTGATCGAGCAGTCTTCACGGATGGCGGTGTGGGGACACCCCCCCGTTTCCACTCCCCGGATGCGTTCGGGCTCCAGAGCCCCCGCGCGGGTGAGGAACTGGGCATCCTCCTGGGTGTAGATGTCGTTGGTGACCACCGCCAGCTGCAGCTGCTGGCGCAGGCGGCGGCAGAGGGCCTCCACCAGGGCCGTCTTGCCGGAGCCCACCGGGCCGGCGACACCCACGCGCAGCTTGCTCATGGCTTCGCTCAGCTCCTGAACAACCGGGAGTAGAGCTCAGCATGGCGCAGCTGGGCGATCCCGGCCCCCACGCCCCCGTTCCAGAGCTGGCGCGGATCGGCCGCCGCCAGCTCCTCGGCCCGCGCGGCGATCAGGGGCGCCAGGGCCAGCTGCAGCCGCTGGGACTCGGTGGAGCCCAGGGGCACCAGGCGCACCGCAGCGCTCAGCTGGTTCGCCACCCAGCCATAGAGGTAGGCCTCCACCACATCCCTGGCCGGCAGCTCCAGGGCCCGGCCCGCCAGGGCGAAGGCCGCCGGCCAGGCCAGGTCGAGCCTGGGCATGTCGAATCCCAGATCGGCCAGCAGTCGCAGCAGCGATCCCCCCATCTGGCGCTGCTGGGCCCGCAGCTCGGGGGCCTCCCGCAGGGCCAGCAGCCAGCGGTCCCGGTCCCGGAGTTCCTGCGGCGGAGCCTCCATCAACACAGGCAGCCAGGCCGCCTCGATCGCCAGCACTCCGCGGTGGAGCTCAGCGTCCAGCCAGCGGGCCACGGCGGCGCCATCCCCGAGGCGGCCGGCCTGCACCAGGGCCTCCAGTCCCTCGGCATAGCTGAACGCGCCCACCGGCAGCGCCGGGCTGACGAGCTGGAACAGGCGGAGCCGCTCAATGCCCATGGAGGTGGACGTGGGGGTGGGCGTGGGTAGGCGCATGGGCTTGGGCGTAGGCCCCCGCCTCCGGCAGGAAGGGGGCCTCCACCGCCGTCACCGACAGGCCCCGGTGTTCGAGCAGTTGGGCCAGCACAGGATCCGCCAGCAGGCGCAGTTCGCCAGCCCGGATCTCCATCGCCACATGCCGGTTGCCGAGGTGGTAGGCCGCCTGCAACAGGCCGAGCTCCGAAGCCGCGGTGACCCGCAGCAGCGGCTCAAGGGCGGCCTCGATCCGTACCAGCGGCTCGGCAGCGGCTCCGCCCAGCAGTTCCCCCGGCCGGAGCGGCTCACCCCGCGGCAGCTGCAGCAGCAGCGAGCAACCGCAGACGCTCTGGCGCAGGCCCCGCAGCCGGGTGCGCTCCTCGGCGGTGAGGGCCAGGCTGAGGGTCGCCGCTCCACCGGCCCGCTCCCCCAGCCTGCGGGTGAGGAGCAGGGGGCCAGAGGCTGGCGCATCTGGCGTGGCGGCGGGGATCATGGCCGGAGGACGCGGACGGGACGATCTCCAGCATCACAGGGAATCCCCCGTGGCATGGCGAGGCCAGGCTGGCATTCCGCCGCGGGGGTGACGACCAGGAGGGGGGCACGATCCACCAGGGGGAAACCAGCGCACCGCTCAAGCTCCAGCGGGCCTTTCCCCAGGCCGACGGCCGCTGCGAGCTGCCGGTGCTGCACACCGCCGGCGGCCTGGTGGGTGGCGATCGCCTCAGCATCACCGCCAACCTCGACACCGGCAGCCGGGCGCTGCTCACCAGCGTGGCCGCCCAGAAGATCTACGGCTCCATCGGGCGCTGCCGGGAAGCCCCGGCGGGCCGCTGGGCCCAGCAGCACCTGCAGTTCAACCTGGCGGAGGGGTCCGACCTGGAGTGGCTTCCCCAGGAGCTCGTGCTCTATGCCGATGGGCTGTTCGAGCAGCACTGCCAGGTGGAGCTGGCTGCGGGAGCCTCCTTTCTGGGGTGCGACGTGGTGCGCCTGGGGCGTACGGCGGCCGGGGAGGGGCTCGGTTCGGGCCGCTGGCGTTCGGCCCTCGAGATCCGGCGGCGGCAGAACGGGGCGAGCGACTGGGTGCTGGCGGACCGCACGGAACTGGCGGACGGCGGCCTGGCGGGGGAGCACGGCCTGGCGGGGGCCCCGGTCTACGGCTCCCTGGTGTGGGCGGCGCCGGAACCCCTGGCCCCTGGCGCCCTGGCAGCCCTGCTGGCGGAGTGCCGCCAGGACCGGGCCGGCCTCGAGGGTGAGATGGCCTGCGGTGCACTGGAGCCAGGCCTGGTGGCCCGTTACCGGGGCCCCTCCAGCCAGGCGGCCCGCTACTGGTTCACGCGGATCTGGGCCCGGATCCGCCAGGTGAGGGGGCTGGCGACACCTGAGCTGCCCCGGGTGTGGCCCTTCCAGGAGCGGCCGCTGGGCTGAGCGGCCCGGAACCGTCCGGCCTG
This sequence is a window from Cyanobium sp. PCC 7001. Protein-coding genes within it:
- a CDS encoding urease accessory protein UreF, with protein sequence MGIERLRLFQLVSPALPVGAFSYAEGLEALVQAGRLGDGAAVARWLDAELHRGVLAIEAAWLPVLMEAPPQELRDRDRWLLALREAPELRAQQRQMGGSLLRLLADLGFDMPRLDLAWPAAFALAGRALELPARDVVEAYLYGWVANQLSAAVRLVPLGSTESQRLQLALAPLIAARAEELAAADPRQLWNGGVGAGIAQLRHAELYSRLFRS
- the ureE gene encoding urease accessory protein UreE; translation: MIPAATPDAPASGPLLLTRRLGERAGGAATLSLALTAEERTRLRGLRQSVCGCSLLLQLPRGEPLRPGELLGGAAAEPLVRIEAALEPLLRVTAASELGLLQAAYHLGNRHVAMEIRAGELRLLADPVLAQLLEHRGLSVTAVEAPFLPEAGAYAQAHAPTHAHPHVHLHGH
- a CDS encoding urease accessory protein UreD, with the translated sequence MLHTAGGLVGGDRLSITANLDTGSRALLTSVAAQKIYGSIGRCREAPAGRWAQQHLQFNLAEGSDLEWLPQELVLYADGLFEQHCQVELAAGASFLGCDVVRLGRTAAGEGLGSGRWRSALEIRRRQNGASDWVLADRTELADGGLAGEHGLAGAPVYGSLVWAAPEPLAPGALAALLAECRQDRAGLEGEMACGALEPGLVARYRGPSSQAARYWFTRIWARIRQVRGLATPELPRVWPFQERPLG